The sequence below is a genomic window from Leeia speluncae.
CGTATCTGCTTTGGTAGCAGAAGCAACCGTCACTAACACCTGATCATTTGCTGGGTTGGTCACTGCAAATACTTCGCCGTCGCTGGCGGCTTGCCAGGCACCGTCAATGTAGAGTTGCTGTTGTAGTAGGGAAGCATCCTTTAATTGCATGTCGTGCCTTTCTCTTAGCTTTTTTGTAGGGAGATTTGCGGCGTTTCTAGCCAGCGATAGACAAATAAACAAATGGCGGCAATGACGGCGCAACCGAGCATGACGCAGGTCATTGCATGTGGGGTGTGTGGCTGCAAGGCGGCAACAATAAAACTAGCGAGAGAGCCAAATCCAAACTCGATCGACACTGCCAATGCACTAATACTACCGATCTGATGTTGGTGTCTGCCGAGAAGGGCGGCCATGGCGTTGGCGTTAATGGCAATGGTAAGGCCGACGTACACCACAATCATCGGTACGAGTAGCCAAAGCGAAGTCGTATCAGTCAATAGCGCGCCAATGCTAGCGGTAAGTGCCAGCAAAATGGCGATGTTGGTAATGGCGAGCGGGGAGTATCGTTTTAATAACTGGGTATTGATCAGGGTAAATATGGCTTGACCGATGATATTGGCGCCAAACAGAAAACCATAAAACTGGTTGTTAACGCCAAAGCGTTCGATATATACAAAAGGCGAGCCAGTGATAAACGCGAACATACCAGCAAACGGAAACCCCATGCCAATGATGAGGAGTAGATTGCGTGGGTCGATCAGTAAACGCCAGTAATTCACCAACACTGTCCCCAGACCACCATGGCTTCGCTGGGTAGACGGCAATGTTTCTGGCAAATAGCGCCAGACTAACCAACCACTAATTAACCCTTGCACCGACAACAGCACAAATACGGCACGCCAACCGATGTGATTACCCAACCAACCTCCCACAAGTGGTGCGATAAGTGGCGCGACCATGGTGACTAAAGCCATTTTAGATAAGACGCTGGCCGCATCTTCTTTGGGAAATACATCCCTGACGATGGCGCGCGCCATCACCGAACCTGCACCACCACCAATTGCTTGCAGCAACCGAAAGGTAATCAGACTATCAATTTGGTGTGCAAAGGCACATAAGAGGCTGCTGACTACATAGAGCCCAATCCCCACTAGCAATAATGGGCGACGACCAAATCGATCGGACAATGGCCCATAAAACAACATCCCGACACAAAACCCCAGCAAAAAGGCGCTGAGTGTGTGCTGCATATCGTCTTGCCCTACGCCTAGCTCATGCCCCATCACGGGGAGGTTGGGTAGGTACATGTCAATCGCAAACGGGCCAAACGCGACTAATAGCCCTAAGAGGGCAATCAGCCGGCTGGTACGTATCGGGAGGTCTGATAGGTTCATGGGGAATGTTTTATTTAAAGCGCGCGTGCACGTTGTTGTGCTTGTAGTTCAGCACCGGATGTAGCTCTACCATCTCGAAAGACAGCGCTAAGTAGCGATCTTCCATCAGTTTTGCGAAATGGGTTTTGACCAACCCAAATAGATGATCACCAACGGCTTTTCGGGTGGCTTCGTCACGTCCATGGCCCACTTTTAGCGTGATATGCACAAAGGCATAGTCGGCTGCGGCGTCTGCCATGCGGTAGGTATCAATCCAGTGAACACGGCTACGGATGCCGCCAATAGGGAAAATACCGGTGCCCGCCATGTATTCATGCACTTGGGCAAATAGCGGCTGAAAATCTGCACTATCACGTAGGTTTTCGGTACATTCAACAATAAAATGTGGCATGTGCGGGCCTCTTAAATAGGGAAGATAGCGTTGAGTTGGCCGGTGCCAGAGCTTGGGAATAGCTCGGTGATGATCTCGACTTCTCCTTGGTATTGATCCCATCCTAATGCGCCAAGCAGCATCGCTGTGTCGTGCATCTTGCCTTCGCCGTTACAGTAAGTGGCGTACTCTGGCAGCATGGCGCAGAATTCGGCAAAGCGGCCTTGCTTCCACATCTCTACCACGTGCATATCCACTTGGCGGTCGAACTCACGGGTGTAACGGAACATACCGCCTTCGGCTAAGCGATCATCAATAAAGGTGTGCGATAACGACCCACTTGCAAAAATAGCGACCGTGCCGTCGTAAGCTTCAATTGCTGCTTTCACTGCTTCGCCAAATTTGCGGCTATCTTCTAGTTCATGCGCTTGACACCAGCCAGCAACGGAGACCACTTTAAAATGTTGGTCTTCATTCATATAACGCATCGGGACTAAGGTGCCGTATTCAAGCTCTAGACTTGGAATATTGTGGGCTTTGGCTCTTACTTTGCGAGCAATTGCTTCGTTTGCAATTAATTCGCCTAAAATTGGATTGCCAGGATAGCTAAATTTCATGTCACGAATAAAGTGCGGGAGCTCGTTGCTGGTATAAACCCCTTCGAACCTCTCACCACAGTTGATGTGATAGGCGCTATTGACTAGCCAATGGGTATCAAATACCACAATGGTATCTACGCCTAATTCGCGGCAGCGGCGGGCGATCTCTTTATGGCCATTAATTGCCGCATCTCGGCAACCCTGATTTGGCCCAGGAAGCTCAGACAGGTACATAGACGGTACATGTGTAATCTTGGCAGCAAGTGCTAGTTTGCCCATGGTATTCCTTCATTCATCAAGGGGAGGTTGCGCTTAAATGTGCATGGCAACCAAGCAAGGTTAGTGATGCTGGCTAAACAACCAGTATGACTAACCTGACTTCAAAATACGTATCCAGTATTGGCAAATTCAACGAATGTTTGCGCTGCCGTCTAGCTTGCGTGTAAAAGCGCAGGGCTATCAGCAGTGGTTTTACTGTTTTATCAATCGAATACTGTTTAAACAGGGAAAAGCGCGTTGACTTGGCCTGTGCCAGAACTCTCGAAGTAATCGGTAATCATTTCTGCCTTGCCTTTGTACTGATCCCAGCCCAATGCGCCTAACAGCATCGCGGTATCGTGCATCCAGCCTTCGCCGTAACACACCTTGGCGTAAGTTGGTAACATACGGGTGAACTCTTCAAAACGGCCTTGTTGCCACAAATCTAGTGCGCGCAAATCTGCCTGACGGTAGAACTCATCGCTAATCGTAAATAAACCGCCATTCACGTTTTTATTGTCATGAATACGATGAGACATCGATCCACTCGCCACAATCGCAACATTGCTATCGGATGCTTCTACTGCCTCGCGGATTGCTTCACCCACGATGCGACTTTCTTCCATATCGCCCCATGCTACCCAGCCCGCAATCGACACTACTTTGAAAGCCGCATCGGTATTCATATAGTGCATCGGTAGTAAGGTGCCATATTCAACATCTAGGGTAGGAATGTTGTGTGCTCGCGTGCCTACGCCTTTTTCAGTCGCGATTTTCGCAATTGATTCACCTAGCGCGGTATTACCTTTGTAGTTGTACGGTAGGTTTTGGATGAAATGAGGGAACTCGTTACTGGTATACACGCCTTCAAACTGACTGCAGGCATTGATGTGATAACCCGCATTCACCAGCCAGTGGGTATCAATGACGACCACGGTATCGACGCCCAGTGCTTTTGCGCGACGACCAATTTCTTTATGGCCATCAATCGCCGCTTGGCGACAGCCATGATTCGGCCCTGGCATTTCAGAAATCAGCATGGATGGAACATGCGTGACTTTTGCAGCTAAAACAATTTTTCCCATGATAAGTGCCTCTCTAGTGGATAAAACAATTACCTGTAGCGCTTGCGGCGCATCTGTACGCTTGGCCAGATACACCTTTGTTATATTCCTTACTACCCATCACCTAGCCCCCCTGGGTAAGGGGAGGCTAGGGAAGGATCAAATACCTACGCACCCCATTTAGGAATCGGGTGATTGCCATAAGACACGGCCACGTTTTTCGCTTCGCAGAACACTTCGTAGCTGTAGTGGTTACCTTCACGGCCAGTACCAGAAGCTTTCACGCCGCCAAATGGCTGCCGCAAATCCCGTACGTTTTGGCTATTCACAAACGTCATCCCTGCTTCAATTGCTTTCGCCATGCGCATCACGCGCCCAGTGCTTTCTGTCCATAGGTAAGAAGACAAACCGTATTGGGTGTCGTTAGCAATCTGCAGCGCTTCTTCTTCGGTCTTGAAGCGGATAATGCAAGGCACTGGCCCGAAGATTTCGTCTTGTGCAATCTTCATCTTGTTGTCTACATCAGCAAACACGGTTGGCTGAACCCAGTTACCGCCTTTTAGGTGTTCGGCCACGTTTGGTGTATCACCACCAAATACCAGCTTCGCGCCTTCTTTTTGACCAAGCTCGATGTAACCTTGAACCTTTGCTTGGTGGCCTTTGCTAATCATTGGGCCAACAATGGTGTTCGGGTCTAGCGGATCCCCCACGGTGAGGCGAGCGGCGCGGGCAGCAAAGTCAGCTACAAACTTGTCGTAGATACCGTCTTGTACCAAGATGCGTGAGCCAGCGGTACAGCGTTGACCGTTATTCGAGAAGATCATGAAAATCGCCGCATCGAGTGCGCGTTCGTAATCTGCATCGTTAAAGATGATGAACGGCGATTTTCCACCTAATTCCATCGAGAATTTCTTGAGCCCTGCCGACTTCACAATGCGGTTACCAGTCAGCGTACTGCCGGTAAAGGAAATCGCCCGAACATCAGGGTGGCTAACCAGTGGTTCACCCGCGGTATTGCCGTAACCATGAACAATGTTGAAAACACCGGGTGGAATGCCTGCTTCCAGTACCAATTGGCCTAGGCGATCGACCGTCATTGGCGATAGTTCAGACATCTTCATCACGGCGGTATTACCAAATGCCAAGCATGGTGCGGTTTTCCAGGTTGCCGTCATGAATGGCACGTTCCAAGGAGAAATCAGCGCCACCACGCCGACTGGCGTCCACAAGGTGTAGTTGAGATGCCCTGTGTCAGAATCGTAAGTTTCGCCATGCTGATGCTGGATCAACTCTGCAAAGTAGTGGAAGTTATCCGCCGCGCGTGGGATCAAAGCCTTTTTGGTTTGGCCAATCACCTGACCGCAATCTTTGGTTTCCATCTCGGCCAGTTCTGGCACGTTCTTGGTGATCAAATCACCCAAGTTACGCATCAGGCGAGCACGCTCTTTCACTGGCGTAGCTGCCCAACCTGGGAACGCTGCTTTGGCCGCCGCAACCGCCGCGTTTACTTCTTCCTCTCCACCACTTGCCACATCGGCTAGAACTTCGCCTGTCGCTGGGTTAAGGGTTTGGAAGGTTTCTTTGCTCTCGACAGATTGCCCATTGATTAGGTGTTTGATCATCATGCTGCGTTCTCCTTCAACATTTTTTCGTATTCTGCTTCGCTAACAATGCGGTTTGCCAAGCGACCAACGTGTTCAACTTCCACTTCTACCAAGTCACCCGGTTTGACGTCCGACAAGCCTTCTGGCGTACCGGTACAAATCATGTCGCCCGGGTTCAATGTCATGAAGCTACTGAGGTAAGACACCAAAAACGGCACATCAAAAATCAGGTCTTTGGTGCTCCCTTCCTGGCGCAGTTCACCGTTCACATAGGTGCGTAAGGCTAGGTTGTGCGGGTCTGCTACGTCTGCCGCCTCTACCATCCAAGGGCCGATGGGCGTTAAGGTGTCGCGGCTTTTTACGCGCAGGTTAGGGCGGTAGTAGTTTTCTAGGTAATCCCGCACGGCGTAGTCGTTACACACGGTGTAGCCTCCTACGTATTGCATCGCATCCTCGCGGCTCACGTTTTTGGCTGTTTTACCAATCACCACCACCAACTCGGCTTCGTAGTGCATGTATTCCAGATTGTCTGGACGAACAGATACCTGATTGTGGCCTGTTAGCGTGTTTGTCCCTTTCAGGAACACTAGCGGCTCCGTTGGCGCTTTAAAGTCCAGTTCGGCAGCGTGATCAGCGTAATTCAGCCCTAGCGCAAAAATGGTGCCGTTTGTTGGCGGTAGCCATTTCACTTCTTTGGCATCAATGGTTTCGCCGTTTGCTAGTTGTAAGCGTTGGTCAGCCAGTAAGGTGGCTGCTTGGGTAACGCCTTTATATTCGACGCGCGCGTGTTTCATTTCGCGGCTCCTGTTTCTAATGTAACGGTGTTTTCTAAACGGCCAATGCCTTCAATTTCTACAGCGACCACATCGCCAGCGGCTAGTGCCACTTCGCGCAATGTCGTGCCGGCAATAATCAGGTCACC
It includes:
- a CDS encoding Bcr/CflA family multidrug efflux MFS transporter; translation: MNLSDLPIRTSRLIALLGLLVAFGPFAIDMYLPNLPVMGHELGVGQDDMQHTLSAFLLGFCVGMLFYGPLSDRFGRRPLLLVGIGLYVVSSLLCAFAHQIDSLITFRLLQAIGGGAGSVMARAIVRDVFPKEDAASVLSKMALVTMVAPLIAPLVGGWLGNHIGWRAVFVLLSVQGLISGWLVWRYLPETLPSTQRSHGGLGTVLVNYWRLLIDPRNLLLIIGMGFPFAGMFAFITGSPFVYIERFGVNNQFYGFLFGANIIGQAIFTLINTQLLKRYSPLAITNIAILLALTASIGALLTDTTSLWLLVPMIVVYVGLTIAINANAMAALLGRHQHQIGSISALAVSIEFGFGSLASFIVAALQPHTPHAMTCVMLGCAVIAAICLFVYRWLETPQISLQKS
- a CDS encoding 5-carboxymethyl-2-hydroxymuconate delta-isomerase (catalyzes the formation of 5-oxo-pent-3-ene-1,2,5-tricarboxylic acid from 5-carboxymethyl-2-hydroxy-muconic acid), giving the protein MPHFIVECTENLRDSADFQPLFAQVHEYMAGTGIFPIGGIRSRVHWIDTYRMADAAADYAFVHITLKVGHGRDEATRKAVGDHLFGLVKTHFAKLMEDRYLALSFEMVELHPVLNYKHNNVHARFK
- the hpaD gene encoding 3,4-dihydroxyphenylacetate 2,3-dioxygenase, translated to MGKLALAAKITHVPSMYLSELPGPNQGCRDAAINGHKEIARRCRELGVDTIVVFDTHWLVNSAYHINCGERFEGVYTSNELPHFIRDMKFSYPGNPILGELIANEAIARKVRAKAHNIPSLELEYGTLVPMRYMNEDQHFKVVSVAGWCQAHELEDSRKFGEAVKAAIEAYDGTVAIFASGSLSHTFIDDRLAEGGMFRYTREFDRQVDMHVVEMWKQGRFAEFCAMLPEYATYCNGEGKMHDTAMLLGALGWDQYQGEVEIITELFPSSGTGQLNAIFPI
- the hpaD gene encoding 3,4-dihydroxyphenylacetate 2,3-dioxygenase; the protein is MYLAKRTDAPQALQVIVLSTREALIMGKIVLAAKVTHVPSMLISEMPGPNHGCRQAAIDGHKEIGRRAKALGVDTVVVIDTHWLVNAGYHINACSQFEGVYTSNEFPHFIQNLPYNYKGNTALGESIAKIATEKGVGTRAHNIPTLDVEYGTLLPMHYMNTDAAFKVVSIAGWVAWGDMEESRIVGEAIREAVEASDSNVAIVASGSMSHRIHDNKNVNGGLFTISDEFYRQADLRALDLWQQGRFEEFTRMLPTYAKVCYGEGWMHDTAMLLGALGWDQYKGKAEMITDYFESSGTGQVNALFPV
- the hpaE gene encoding 5-carboxymethyl-2-hydroxymuconate semialdehyde dehydrogenase, translated to MMIKHLINGQSVESKETFQTLNPATGEVLADVASGGEEEVNAAVAAAKAAFPGWAATPVKERARLMRNLGDLITKNVPELAEMETKDCGQVIGQTKKALIPRAADNFHYFAELIQHQHGETYDSDTGHLNYTLWTPVGVVALISPWNVPFMTATWKTAPCLAFGNTAVMKMSELSPMTVDRLGQLVLEAGIPPGVFNIVHGYGNTAGEPLVSHPDVRAISFTGSTLTGNRIVKSAGLKKFSMELGGKSPFIIFNDADYERALDAAIFMIFSNNGQRCTAGSRILVQDGIYDKFVADFAARAARLTVGDPLDPNTIVGPMISKGHQAKVQGYIELGQKEGAKLVFGGDTPNVAEHLKGGNWVQPTVFADVDNKMKIAQDEIFGPVPCIIRFKTEEEALQIANDTQYGLSSYLWTESTGRVMRMAKAIEAGMTFVNSQNVRDLRQPFGGVKASGTGREGNHYSYEVFCEAKNVAVSYGNHPIPKWGA
- a CDS encoding fumarylacetoacetate hydrolase family protein translates to MKHARVEYKGVTQAATLLADQRLQLANGETIDAKEVKWLPPTNGTIFALGLNYADHAAELDFKAPTEPLVFLKGTNTLTGHNQVSVRPDNLEYMHYEAELVVVIGKTAKNVSREDAMQYVGGYTVCNDYAVRDYLENYYRPNLRVKSRDTLTPIGPWMVEAADVADPHNLALRTYVNGELRQEGSTKDLIFDVPFLVSYLSSFMTLNPGDMICTGTPEGLSDVKPGDLVEVEVEHVGRLANRIVSEAEYEKMLKENAA